The following DNA comes from Alnus glutinosa chromosome 6, dhAlnGlut1.1, whole genome shotgun sequence.
CGGGACCGATAAGTTCTGCGTCTGGCAATTCAATTTCCGCGAGTTTAATGTAAGTGAAGATATTTTCGCAAGTGATTCGATTGAGTTGTTGCGCCAGTGTGGGATTGATTTCAAGAAGAATAACGAGGAGGGCATTGATGTGAATCGCTTCGGGGAGCTCTTGATGTCGTCGGGGATTGTGTTGAATGATGGCGTGCAATGGGTTACATTCCACAGTGGGTATGATTTCGGGTACTTGCTTAAGCTGTTGACATGGCGGAGTTTGCCCGATACACAGGCGGggttctttgatttgatcaatATGTATTTCCCGACTGTGTATGATATCAAGCATTTGATGAAGTTTTGCAATAGCCTTCATGGAGGGTTGAACAAGCTCGCAGAGTTGTTGGAAGTGGAGAGAGTTGGTGTGTGTCATCAAGCAGGTTCTGATAGTTTGCTGACGGCTTGTACGTTTAGGAAGTTGAGGGATACCTTCTTCAACGGCTCTACGGAGAAGTATGCAGGTGTTCTTTATGGTCTCGGTGTCGAGAATGGACAGAGTactaattgaaagaaaataattggGAAAAAGGTTGATGAATATTT
Coding sequences within:
- the LOC133870880 gene encoding probable CCR4-associated factor 1 homolog 6, producing the protein MSILPKGDSIQIREVWSDNLEEEFALIRGIVDAYNYIAMDTEFPGVVLRPVGTFKNINDYNYQTLKDNVDMLKLIQLGLTFSDGHGNLPTCGTDKFCVWQFNFREFNVSEDIFASDSIELLRQCGIDFKKNNEEGIDVNRFGELLMSSGIVLNDGVQWVTFHSGYDFGYLLKLLTWRSLPDTQAGFFDLINMYFPTVYDIKHLMKFCNSLHGGLNKLAELLEVERVGVCHQAGSDSLLTACTFRKLRDTFFNGSTEKYAGVLYGLGVENGQSTN